The Acropora muricata isolate sample 2 chromosome 5, ASM3666990v1, whole genome shotgun sequence genome includes a window with the following:
- the LOC136917370 gene encoding mite group 2 allergen-like Ixo r 2, giving the protein MAKLVSSIIVAYLLIISSEEILSREVPFTKCASPFGQLNSVDVTPCNGNPCIFKPGTTETVAVSFTPNEVVSNGKISLYAKTFFGWMKLPLKNPNICEGHGVKCPLQAGVPVEVSAAQQVPQVVPLGTRQLKAKLVDQNGATVVCGIITVKITRYGNAYADFE; this is encoded by the coding sequence ATGGCAAAACTTGTGTCCTCCATAATCGTCGCATACTTGCTGATCATTTCAAGTGAGGAAATTCTTTCGAGGGAAGTTCCATTCACCAAGTGTGCCTCACCATTTGGTCAGCTTAATTCCGTGGACGTGACTCCATGCAATGGTAATCCGTGTATATTCAAACCAGGTACCACTGAAACAGTTGCTGTAAGTTTCACACCGAACGAAGTTGTATCTAATGGAAAAATTTCTCTGTacgcgaaaacatttttcggttGGATGAAACTGCCCTTAAAGAACCCAAATATTTGTGAAGGCCATGGAGTGAAGTGTCCACTTCAGGCGGGCGTCCCTGTGGAGGTTTCAGCTGCACAGCAGGTCCCCCAAGTAGTGCCATTAGGTACTCGCCAGCTGAAAGCGAAATTAGTCGATCAGAATGGCGCAACAGTTGTTTGTGGCATCATTACCGTGAAAATCACCCGATACGGAAACGCTTACGCTGACTTTGAGTAG
- the LOC136917798 gene encoding uncharacterized protein: MTDHGISQKERLSLERSLFWRTAVRLSSQERRSRKATRRTIKYTELAQGLDTDKINPYIEKCFGKKKPLLTDIGVQVYFLKLGVEFSLWIPVDIMLTFPYLENSLNPLKLALTIEPTVAVTTSLAGYVSVFALRGGVYGDSTLVRGGLPVKLSYRADRYPGRKWCLDLSARVTALELQAGIFYQWISCRWKVFWLSCRWGDRHTLYRFGKWTAFRYNWRLFQTCF, translated from the exons ATGACCGACCACGGCATATCTCAAAAAGAAAGGCTATCATTGGAAAGAAGCCTTTTTTGGCGTACAGCCGTGCGACTTTCCAGTCAGGAACGTCGCTCAAGAAAAGCAACCAGAAGAACCATTAAATACACAG AGCTCGCACAAGGATTGGACACGGACAAAATCAACCCATACATAGAGAAATGCTTCGGGAAAAAGAAGCCGCTTTTAACG GATATTGGAGTTCAAGTCTATTTTCTCAAACTGGGTGTGGAGTTTAGTCTGTGGATACCAGTGGACATAATGCTGACGTTTCCTTACCTGGAAAATTCTCTCAATCCATTAAAGCTTGCTTTAACG ATCGAGCCTACCGTTGCAGTGACAACCAGTCTAGCAGGCTATGTATCAGTCTTCGCGCTCCGTGGGGGAGTTTATGGCGATAGCACCCTGGTGAGAGGCGGCCTCCCTGTCAAGCTGTCATATCGGGCAGATCGTTACCCAGGAAGAAAGTGGTGCTTAGATCTATCTGCCAGAGTGACTGCCTTAGAGCTTCAAGCTGGGATTTTCTATCAATGGATCTCGTGCAGATGGAAGGTGTTCTGGTTAAGCTGTCGTTGGGGCGATCGACACACTCTTTACCGTTTTGGAAAGTGGACCGCTTTTAGGTACAACTGGAGGTTGTTTCAAACCTGCTTTTAA
- the LOC136917258 gene encoding uncharacterized protein — translation MGSRASRKIHIAESQAINVMPSSSHQEYPAHITPKPKIQQDQWLRHDSEQEKNRESSYQGNIKRDVSHTDTLKRYKMNHPKQAEDFQKMFENMQVLRNTMYSNSKGRDLRFKLLTETILISLSAASSCTYTSAGSHIPTDFNRIVDFAMEIEGAELLQRLAQSCFNDYYEMGGEQDDDRSSSEDDSWDFTCFDCLQRVLATIQNFADFHDGFCSASAQAGVVSMCLENIIRLDRENDNWQNGDEESEPLELIDLCLGILHNISRRLRDRELFANSEKTLLYLAKVRNPDVAATALLCLAYLVNEDTNHLILADENLLRFIIILLNKACQSEDRKCDGYSAKELAEGLSHLAINDNNKKILGQNGAIRVLTAAIQTSNDDEETASGARALWMLAFDDTNKEIIQQGQEGTLDTLRALHHSTNPEVQKAAAGALWEIEGKTARGNVDKTKETTGNHVMISYQWDAQQVLVEVKNKLQASGYRVWMDLEQMGGSTLEAMAKGVENAAVVLVCVSQRYKESPNCRSEAEYAYQLRKDIIPLMMQRNYTADGWLGMLVGTKLWIGFQSKQVIDSGVGKLVKELRGRGKDVETTDGPGGELIQPIEASLVTAPSEQSMTNVSNWTNEDVKKWLTEIGLKHVCQEDISEFNGQTLIDLHELRGECPDYFYKCLEHTLNLKNMFHLLKFRKELDKLLSH, via the coding sequence ATGGGTTCTAGAGCGTCGAGAAAAATCCATATCGCAGAATCGCAAGCTATAAACGTGATGCCATCTTCCAGCCATCAAGAATATCCAGCACACATTACTCCTAAACCAAAAATACAACAGGACCAATGGCTGAGACACGACAGCGAacaagagaaaaacagggaGAGTTCATATCAAGGAAACATTAAAAGGGATGTGTCACACACAGACACGCTTAAAAGATACAAGATGAACCACCCAAAGCAAGCAGAAGACTTTCAAAAAATGTTTGAGAACATGCAAGTGCTAAGAAACACAATGTACAGCAATTCAAAAGGACGAGATCTGCGTTTCAAGCTGCTGACGGAGACCATTTTAATTAGTTTAAGCGCTGCAAGCTCCTGCACCTATACCTCAGCAGGGTCACACATTCCTACCGACTTCAACAGAATCGTGGACTTTGCGATGGAAATCGAAGGAGCAGAACTGTTGCAAAGGTTAGCTCAGAGTTGCTTCAACGATTACTACGAGATGGGCGGTGAACAGGACGATGATAGAAGCTCCTCGGAAGACGATTCGTGGGATTTTACTTGTTTTGATTGTCTTCAACGAGTGCTAGCAACAATACAAAACTTTGCGGACTTCCACGACGGCTTTTGTTCGGCAAGCGCCCAAGCGGGAGTAGTGTCAATGTGTCTTGAAAACATCATAAGACTCGATCGTGAAAATGACAATTGGCAAAATGGCGATGAAGAGTCAGAACCGCTTGAACTTATCGATCTCTGCCTTGGAATTTTACATAACATTTCGCGACGGCTGAGAGATCGTGAGTTGTTTGCTAACAGCGAAAAAACATTGCTTTATCTTGCCAAGGTTAGGAACCCAGATGTTGCTGCTACAGCCCTACTATGCCTTGCTTACCTGGTGAATGAAGACACCAACCATCTAATTTTAGCAGACGAAAACTTGCTTCGCTTCATTATCATATTGTTAAACAAAGCGTGTCAGTCTGAGGACCGCAAATGCGATGGATATTCCGCAAAGGAGCTTGCAGAAGGTCTGAGTCACCTTGCTATCAACGATAACAATAAGAAGATTCTAGGCCAAAATGGAGCGATACGTGTATTAACGGCGGCTATTCAAACTTCAAACGATGACGAGGAAACAGCGAGCGGCGCAAGGGCTCTTTGGATGTTAGCTTTCGATGAcaccaacaaagaaataatacaACAGGGACAGGAAGGAACGTTGGATACATTACGCGCCTTACACCACAGTACAAATCCTGAAGTACAAAAGGCAGCTGCAGGGGCATTATGGGAGATTGAGGGGAAAACGGCAAGAGGCAACGTTGACAAGACCAAAGAGACCACTGGAAACCACGTGATGATCAGCTACCAATGGGATGCTCAGCAGGTGTTAGTGGAAGTGAAGAACAAGCTTCAGGCGAGTGGATACCGAGTATGGATGGATTTGGAGCAAATGGGAGGCTCCACACTGGAAGCGATGGCCAAAGGTGTCGAGAATGCTGCTGTTGTACTGGTTTGTGTGTCACAGCGCTACAAAGAAAGTCCAAACTGTCGATCAGAAGCTGAATACGCTTATCAGCTGAGAAAAGACATAATTCCTTTAATGATGCAACGCAATTACACGGCGGATGGCTGGTTGGGAATGCTTGTGGGAACAAAGTTGTGGATTGGCTTTCAGAGTAAGCAGGTTATTGATTCAGGTGTgggaaaacttgtcaaagagTTACGAGGAAGGGGAAAAGATGTTGAAACGACAGATGGGCCTGGAGGGGAACTAATTCAACCAATTGAAGCAAGCCTTGTAACAGCACCATCCGAACAATCAATGACAAATGTGTCCAACTGGACAAATGAAGACGTGAAAAAATGGCTTACGGAAATTGGATTGAAACACGTGTGCCAAGAGGATATTTCCGAATTCAATGGTCAAACACTGATTGATCTTCACGAGCTCCGCGGAGAATGTCCGGATTATTTCTACAAGTGCCTAGAACACACTCTTAACCTGAAGAACATGTTTCATCTGCTCAAGTTCAGGAAAGAGCTTGACAAACTTCTGAGTCATTAA